The following are encoded together in the Actinoplanes sp. N902-109 genome:
- a CDS encoding non-ribosomal peptide synthetase produces the protein MPADDVLSYPQESLWLVHQMADRDEPAYNETVAFRLTGPVDAGALGRAVDAVIARHDALRTSFHETPGGPRARVADAVPPALHRDGDLTGFARRPFDLTVAPLIRALLLAQPDGTSIFALTAHHIVIDDWSLRLVLAEIGDCYRSLVTSGGLPQAEPPAVRFADVARAARAAADSGEYAEPVERWRQSLRHSPELLGMPLDRPRPARPTFRGAGRTLTVPAADVDPLLEVCRRECGSTAYPVFLAAYALLLSRCTGQDGVAIGGTVLNRETEDELAVVGCCVNTLPLFVPVDPDATFRQLLGAAQEATDRLLDDGAAPFPKVLEALGTPRAANHHPVFQTVLTMLGPPPDLDLGSGVAARTEPVDRTGAKFDLMLYVSTEPGGYQFEIEVNTDLFDPHTAERLLGNYAQLLRALAAGLDLPVSEPSMLRAEEKHLILDSWNDTAVAHPAGTVPDFIEQQVRRTPDAPAVEGAGLRLTYDELDRRANHVARRLQDRLGPGPRFVGVYMDRSADMVIALLAIVKAGHAYVPIDPDYPAARVEFLIADAGLPLVLTQPQHLERLHALGAPALVLPTGSEAGPVRRDLRPGSPVYMIYTSGSTGRPKGVVNRHDALANRLLWMQAAFRLGADDRVLQKTPYSFDVSVWEFFWPLMTGAAIVVAEPGGHRDPEYLKRTIQDHGVTTVHFVPSMLNVFLETGGLAQACGSLRRVICSGEALPRRSVEVFFATLGCELHNLYGPTEAAIDVSHWPCTLDYPGDIVPIGRPIDNVRLYVLDRHRRLQPVGVPGELCIGGVAVASGYHRRAELTSTVFVEDPYGTGPDARLYRTGDLARFLPDGQIQYLGRIDNQVKLRGLRIEPDEVAAVLRGLPGVRDAAVVVYSSGATQALTAYVVLAGATLDELRTGLRRLLPEFLVPQFLVEVPGLPTTPNGKLDRRALPDPAGAAAAAAAPGAAPATGAEQDVARVWQEVLGTGAVSADSGFFALGGDSILALRAAARLRDAGYAVQIHDLFAHPTVAGLAAALHRGPAAAEPVGAAPFSLLTPADRALLPADAQDAWPLTSLQGGMIYHALLDERSPVYHDIFDYEIAGAGSADVCRAVRETVARHPQLRSVFDLERYTEPLQVVRRGAEPAITVEDLTGRTAGDQDDIIESWRDQQKRTPVGLGGPLIRFAVHVRSRDRVNLGLSFHHLILDGWSVALIVEEIRRRCSGSEPGEPAALPGYGTYVRLERDTAGQAQQRAAWQRLLDGFPPTLLAGPRASVATAAELATATRIVPPELAERLRRRAAQLAVPLKSVYLAAHCAALAGRSGTTRVVTGLVTNGRPEIAGGTEMTGLFLNTVPFPVGVPADPGAGLVTAVFEREQELLPHARFPLARIEQLHGGALFDVAFNYTDFHVYQATGEQVRIERATYFELTSFPMVVHVHHDRFTGTTELTVNHDLTSIKTATAERLLDDVLGVLERLAAPPDIAGIIAGVLGRTDLGVDTNYLDAGVDSITSIRVLAKLRMLFPAATLLDVIEARTVRELARRLEQQAGTAGQVATSRDAGAGPGGASPVTAMQLRMIRATQREPAQSAFHDVFAYTVDLPFDEAALRTALRRVTAAGETLRTSFDLTAEPPLQHVHPAVEPRLTVVDARDRPGAADEWFSSERGSGFRWDEPGLIRYAAHRTCETRFVLTLSFHHAILDGWSLSLIIRDLLRSYAALLAGAPPPPPDSPDHAFHDYVRAEVAARSDESSRAFWRDLLDGHPGTSLPSYPPDPAGRRWTETTVVVPAALEDRLRTVAQLAGCSLKHLMLAVHLRTLSLLTGTTDVVTGVFTHGRLETADSDRMTGMFLHFQPHRARLHEQNWPELTEQVFRAEARALPHRRCSTPDQPLPALFNYTEFPAYDAVAEHLAGVRWFEHADTPYLVTVGRSAGLEITVNADGRLLPQSVVDHLGCLWRAVLTDLAERPTAAVLDPAAEVRAVARLLRTEGNPLS, from the coding sequence GGCCCTGGGCCGGGCCGTCGACGCGGTCATCGCCCGGCACGACGCGCTGCGCACCAGCTTCCACGAGACCCCCGGTGGTCCGCGCGCCCGGGTCGCCGACGCCGTCCCACCGGCGCTGCACCGCGACGGGGACCTGACCGGGTTCGCGCGCCGCCCGTTCGACCTCACCGTCGCGCCGCTGATCCGCGCGCTGCTGCTGGCCCAGCCGGACGGCACGTCGATCTTCGCGCTGACCGCGCACCACATCGTCATCGACGACTGGAGCCTGCGGCTTGTCCTGGCCGAGATCGGCGACTGCTACCGGTCGTTGGTCACCTCCGGCGGGCTCCCGCAGGCGGAGCCACCGGCCGTCCGGTTCGCCGACGTCGCCCGGGCCGCCCGGGCGGCGGCGGACAGCGGCGAGTACGCCGAACCGGTCGAGCGGTGGCGCCAGTCCCTGCGGCACAGCCCCGAACTGCTCGGCATGCCCCTGGACCGGCCCCGCCCGGCCCGGCCGACGTTCCGGGGCGCCGGCCGCACCCTGACCGTTCCCGCCGCCGACGTCGATCCGCTGCTGGAGGTGTGCCGGCGCGAATGCGGCAGCACCGCCTACCCGGTGTTCCTGGCCGCCTATGCCCTGCTGCTGAGCCGTTGCACCGGCCAGGACGGCGTGGCGATCGGCGGCACCGTGCTCAACCGGGAGACCGAGGACGAGCTGGCGGTGGTCGGCTGCTGCGTCAACACGCTGCCGCTGTTCGTACCGGTCGACCCGGACGCGACGTTCCGGCAGCTGCTCGGTGCCGCGCAGGAGGCCACCGACCGGCTGCTCGACGACGGTGCCGCGCCGTTCCCCAAGGTGCTCGAAGCGCTCGGCACGCCGCGGGCCGCCAACCACCACCCGGTGTTCCAGACGGTTCTGACGATGCTGGGGCCGCCGCCCGACCTCGACCTGGGGTCCGGCGTGGCCGCCCGGACCGAGCCGGTTGACCGTACGGGCGCGAAGTTCGACCTGATGCTGTACGTCAGCACCGAGCCCGGTGGCTATCAGTTCGAGATCGAGGTCAACACCGACCTGTTCGACCCGCACACCGCGGAACGGCTGCTGGGCAACTACGCCCAGTTGCTGCGCGCGCTGGCCGCGGGCCTGGACCTGCCGGTCAGCGAGCCGTCGATGCTGCGCGCCGAGGAGAAGCACCTGATCCTCGACTCGTGGAACGACACCGCCGTCGCCCACCCGGCGGGCACGGTGCCGGATTTCATCGAGCAGCAGGTCCGCCGTACCCCCGATGCTCCGGCCGTCGAGGGTGCCGGCCTGCGTCTCACGTACGACGAGCTCGACCGGCGCGCCAACCATGTGGCGCGGCGCCTGCAGGACCGGCTGGGCCCCGGCCCCCGGTTCGTCGGCGTCTACATGGACCGCTCGGCCGACATGGTGATCGCGCTGCTGGCGATCGTGAAGGCCGGTCATGCGTACGTGCCCATCGACCCGGACTATCCCGCCGCCCGCGTCGAGTTCCTGATCGCCGATGCCGGGCTGCCGCTCGTGCTCACCCAGCCGCAGCACCTCGAGCGCCTGCACGCGCTGGGTGCGCCGGCCCTGGTGCTGCCCACCGGCAGCGAAGCCGGACCGGTCCGGCGTGACCTGCGCCCCGGCTCCCCGGTGTACATGATCTACACGTCCGGGTCGACGGGCCGGCCGAAGGGCGTCGTCAACCGGCACGACGCGCTGGCCAACCGGCTGCTGTGGATGCAGGCGGCGTTCCGGCTGGGCGCGGACGACCGGGTGCTGCAGAAGACGCCGTACAGCTTCGACGTGTCCGTGTGGGAGTTCTTCTGGCCGCTGATGACCGGGGCGGCGATCGTGGTGGCCGAGCCGGGCGGGCACCGCGACCCCGAGTATCTCAAGCGCACGATCCAGGACCACGGCGTCACCACTGTGCATTTCGTACCGTCGATGCTCAATGTCTTCCTCGAGACCGGCGGCCTGGCGCAGGCGTGCGGCTCACTGCGGCGGGTCATCTGCAGCGGGGAGGCGCTGCCCCGCCGGAGCGTGGAGGTCTTCTTCGCGACGCTGGGCTGCGAGCTGCACAACCTGTACGGCCCGACCGAGGCGGCCATCGACGTGTCGCACTGGCCCTGCACGCTGGACTACCCCGGTGACATCGTCCCGATCGGCAGACCCATCGACAACGTACGCCTGTACGTGCTCGACCGGCACCGCCGGCTCCAGCCCGTCGGCGTCCCCGGGGAGCTGTGCATCGGCGGCGTGGCCGTGGCCTCCGGCTACCACCGGCGCGCCGAGCTGACCAGCACGGTCTTCGTCGAGGATCCGTACGGCACCGGGCCGGACGCCCGCCTCTACCGCACCGGCGACCTGGCCCGCTTCCTCCCGGACGGGCAGATCCAGTACCTGGGCCGCATCGACAACCAGGTCAAGCTGCGTGGTCTGCGGATCGAACCCGACGAGGTGGCGGCCGTCCTGCGCGGCCTGCCGGGTGTGCGCGACGCCGCGGTCGTCGTGTACAGCTCCGGGGCCACGCAGGCGCTGACCGCCTATGTGGTCCTGGCCGGTGCCACCCTCGACGAGCTGCGTACCGGCCTGCGGCGGTTGCTGCCGGAGTTCCTGGTGCCGCAGTTCCTCGTCGAGGTGCCCGGACTGCCCACGACGCCGAACGGCAAACTCGACCGGCGGGCGCTGCCCGACCCGGCCGGGGCGGCAGCAGCAGCCGCGGCACCGGGGGCCGCCCCGGCCACCGGCGCCGAGCAGGACGTGGCGCGGGTCTGGCAGGAGGTGCTGGGCACCGGGGCGGTGTCCGCCGACAGCGGCTTCTTCGCCCTCGGCGGCGACTCCATCCTCGCGTTGCGCGCCGCCGCCCGGCTGCGTGACGCCGGGTATGCGGTGCAAATTCACGACCTGTTCGCCCACCCCACCGTGGCGGGCCTGGCCGCCGCCCTGCACCGCGGCCCGGCCGCCGCCGAGCCGGTCGGTGCCGCACCGTTCAGCCTGCTCACCCCGGCCGACCGGGCGCTGCTGCCGGCGGACGCGCAGGACGCCTGGCCGCTCACCAGCCTGCAGGGCGGGATGATCTACCACGCGCTGCTCGACGAGCGGTCGCCGGTCTACCACGACATCTTCGACTACGAGATCGCCGGTGCGGGCAGCGCCGACGTGTGCCGGGCCGTCCGCGAGACCGTCGCCCGCCATCCCCAGCTGCGCTCGGTGTTCGACCTGGAGCGCTACACCGAGCCGCTGCAGGTCGTGCGTCGCGGAGCCGAACCGGCGATCACGGTCGAGGATCTGACCGGGCGCACCGCGGGGGACCAGGACGACATCATCGAGAGCTGGCGGGACCAGCAGAAACGCACACCGGTCGGGCTGGGCGGGCCGCTGATCCGCTTCGCCGTGCACGTCCGCTCGCGGGACCGGGTGAACCTGGGCCTGTCGTTCCACCACCTCATCCTCGACGGGTGGAGCGTCGCGCTGATCGTCGAGGAGATCCGCCGGCGCTGCTCCGGCTCCGAGCCCGGCGAACCGGCCGCCCTGCCGGGTTACGGCACCTACGTGCGGCTGGAACGCGACACCGCCGGTCAGGCGCAGCAGCGTGCCGCATGGCAACGCCTGCTCGACGGTTTCCCGCCCACGCTGCTGGCCGGCCCGAGAGCGAGCGTGGCCACCGCCGCCGAACTCGCGACGGCGACCCGGATCGTGCCGCCCGAGCTGGCCGAACGGTTGCGGCGGCGGGCCGCGCAGCTCGCCGTACCGCTGAAATCGGTGTATCTGGCCGCGCACTGCGCGGCGCTGGCCGGCCGGTCCGGCACCACCCGGGTCGTCACCGGGCTGGTGACCAACGGCCGCCCCGAGATCGCCGGGGGCACCGAGATGACCGGCCTGTTCCTCAACACCGTGCCGTTCCCGGTCGGCGTGCCCGCCGACCCCGGCGCCGGCCTGGTCACCGCGGTGTTCGAGCGGGAACAGGAGCTGCTGCCGCACGCCCGGTTCCCGCTCGCCCGCATCGAGCAGCTGCACGGCGGGGCGCTGTTCGACGTCGCGTTCAACTACACCGACTTCCACGTCTACCAGGCGACCGGCGAGCAGGTGCGGATCGAGCGCGCGACCTACTTCGAGCTGACCAGCTTCCCGATGGTCGTGCACGTGCACCACGACCGCTTCACCGGGACGACCGAACTGACCGTCAACCACGACCTGACCAGCATCAAGACCGCCACCGCGGAACGGTTGCTCGACGACGTGCTGGGCGTGCTGGAGCGGCTGGCCGCACCGCCGGACATCGCCGGGATCATCGCCGGGGTGCTCGGCCGCACCGACCTGGGCGTGGACACCAACTACCTGGACGCCGGCGTGGACTCCATCACCTCGATCCGGGTGCTGGCCAAGCTGCGCATGCTGTTCCCCGCCGCGACATTGCTCGACGTCATCGAGGCGCGTACGGTCCGCGAACTCGCCCGCCGGCTGGAGCAGCAAGCCGGTACGGCCGGCCAGGTCGCCACCAGCCGCGACGCGGGTGCCGGACCAGGCGGGGCCAGTCCGGTCACGGCCATGCAGCTGCGGATGATCCGGGCCACCCAGCGCGAACCGGCGCAGTCGGCGTTCCACGACGTGTTCGCCTACACCGTGGACCTGCCCTTCGACGAGGCCGCCCTGCGCACCGCGCTGCGCCGGGTGACGGCGGCCGGCGAGACGTTGCGGACCTCGTTCGACCTGACCGCCGAGCCACCGCTGCAGCACGTGCACCCGGCGGTCGAACCCCGGCTCACCGTCGTCGACGCCCGGGACCGCCCCGGCGCCGCGGACGAGTGGTTCAGCAGCGAGCGCGGGTCCGGCTTCCGGTGGGACGAGCCGGGTCTGATCCGGTATGCCGCACACCGTACCTGCGAGACGCGGTTCGTTCTGACGCTGAGCTTCCACCACGCGATCCTCGACGGCTGGAGCCTGTCACTGATCATCCGTGACCTGCTCCGCTCGTACGCCGCCCTGCTGGCCGGCGCACCCCCGCCGCCGCCGGACAGCCCGGACCATGCGTTCCACGACTACGTCCGAGCCGAGGTGGCGGCGCGGTCCGACGAGTCCTCGCGAGCGTTCTGGCGCGATCTGCTCGACGGGCATCCCGGCACATCGCTGCCGTCGTACCCGCCGGACCCGGCCGGCCGGCGGTGGACCGAGACCACCGTCGTCGTGCCAGCCGCGCTGGAGGACCGGCTGCGCACCGTGGCCCAGCTCGCCGGCTGCTCGCTCAAACACCTCATGCTCGCCGTCCACCTGCGCACCCTGAGCCTGCTGACCGGCACCACCGACGTGGTCACCGGCGTGTTCACCCACGGCCGGTTGGAAACCGCGGACAGCGACCGGATGACCGGCATGTTCCTGCACTTCCAGCCGCACCGGGCCCGCCTGCACGAGCAGAACTGGCCCGAGCTGACCGAGCAGGTGTTCCGGGCCGAGGCCCGCGCCCTGCCGCACCGCCGCTGTTCCACGCCCGACCAGCCGCTGCCCGCGCTGTTCAACTACACCGAGTTCCCGGCGTACGACGCCGTGGCCGAGCACCTCGCGGGCGTGCGCTGGTTCGAGCACGCCGACACGCCGTACCTGGTGACGGTGGGCCGCTCGGCGGGACTGGAGATCACCGTGAACGCCGACGGGCGCCTGCTGCCGCAGTCCGTCGTGGACCACCTCGGCTGCCTCTGGCGGGCCGTCCTGACCGATCTGGCCGAGCGGCCCACCGCTGCTGTCCTGGACCCGGCCGCCGAGGTCCGGGCGGTCGCGCGGCTGCTGCGTACCGAAGGGAACCCGCTGTCGTGA
- a CDS encoding alpha/beta fold hydrolase — MTEALLEFTQPDGYRTHYRLWGPATGPDLVVMLHGGMSHSGWQAPLGTRLAIPFAAVDLRGSGRNALRGHIPAGELAVADIVRLLRHLAASYERIHLAGWCFGAQVATVVAAELADEAVPADLIMVSPGFFFTERYNDVLDRSVDAALAVVKELGLSPEPTRPYIAVPLRASDFTDHREWLDFIDNDPLRLVHVTEATIDAWEHIAVRSEKEYARIGARRVLAVFGRKDRLVDNATVREFLGSHPDVTTHELDTGHAVHFEAPAALAALITAFVEAR, encoded by the coding sequence GTGACCGAAGCTCTGTTGGAGTTCACCCAGCCGGACGGCTACCGCACCCACTACCGGCTGTGGGGGCCGGCCACGGGCCCGGACCTGGTCGTCATGCTGCACGGCGGCATGAGCCATTCCGGCTGGCAGGCCCCGCTGGGCACCCGGCTGGCCATCCCGTTCGCCGCGGTCGACCTGCGCGGCTCGGGCCGTAACGCGCTGCGCGGGCACATCCCCGCCGGCGAGCTCGCGGTCGCCGACATCGTCCGGCTGCTGCGCCACCTCGCGGCGTCCTACGAGCGGATCCACCTGGCCGGGTGGTGCTTCGGGGCGCAGGTGGCGACGGTGGTGGCGGCCGAGCTCGCCGACGAGGCTGTGCCCGCGGACCTGATCATGGTGTCGCCCGGGTTCTTCTTCACCGAACGCTACAACGACGTCCTCGACCGGTCCGTCGACGCCGCCCTGGCCGTCGTCAAGGAGCTCGGGCTGAGTCCGGAGCCGACCCGGCCGTACATCGCGGTGCCGTTGCGCGCCTCGGACTTCACCGACCACCGGGAGTGGCTCGACTTCATCGACAACGACCCGCTGCGGCTGGTGCACGTCACCGAGGCGACCATCGACGCCTGGGAGCACATCGCCGTCCGGTCGGAGAAGGAGTACGCGCGGATCGGCGCGCGCCGGGTGCTGGCGGTCTTCGGCCGCAAGGACAGGCTGGTCGACAACGCCACCGTCCGGGAGTTCCTCGGCAGCCACCCGGACGTCACGACGCACGAGCTGGACACCGGCCACGCCGTCCACTTCGAGGCACCGGCTGCGCTGGCCGCGCTGATCACCGCGTTCGTCGAGGCCCGATGA
- a CDS encoding MFS transporter, producing the protein MTVRSAGGNRYRQVLSTPGALRFVIPGVLARFPIAMTSLGILLFIASVRHNYGTAGALSATSAAGYAVTAPQLARISDRLGQQRILLTCAAVCAGAGLVFLICAWWDAPLWSLFGSAALLGASTPAIGSMVRARWSSLLSGSPVLPTAFAFEGVADELIFIAGPILTTALATGVHPAAGLICALALITGGSTVLGLNRGTEPRRGAGPRPTGSALLLGPVAVVAGVNLCFGGMWGSIDVATVAFTAGQGHPAAAGLLLAGYGIGSSLTGIAYGARDWRTPVARIFLLSTALMALGIAPMLLAGNLWQGAVVLLVAGAASCPAAVAGMLLLQDAVPAARRTEAMAWQSTAIWLGVALGSSAGGHLTQTDGPRAAYGFAVCCGAAALGIAVAGRRRVSIASPLEVNP; encoded by the coding sequence ATGACGGTGCGATCCGCCGGCGGCAACCGCTATCGCCAGGTGCTGTCCACGCCCGGCGCGCTGCGGTTCGTCATCCCCGGCGTGCTGGCCCGGTTCCCGATCGCGATGACCAGCCTCGGCATCCTGCTGTTCATCGCCTCGGTGCGCCACAACTACGGCACGGCGGGTGCGCTGTCGGCCACCTCCGCCGCCGGGTACGCGGTCACGGCGCCGCAGCTCGCCCGCATCTCGGACCGCCTCGGTCAGCAGCGGATCCTGCTGACCTGTGCGGCGGTGTGCGCCGGTGCCGGCCTCGTGTTCCTGATCTGTGCCTGGTGGGATGCGCCGCTGTGGTCGCTGTTCGGCTCGGCCGCCCTGCTGGGCGCGTCCACCCCGGCCATCGGCTCCATGGTGCGTGCCCGGTGGAGTTCACTGCTCAGCGGGTCGCCCGTGCTGCCCACGGCGTTCGCCTTCGAGGGGGTCGCCGACGAGCTCATCTTCATCGCCGGGCCGATCCTCACCACGGCCCTGGCCACCGGCGTGCACCCCGCCGCCGGGCTGATCTGTGCGCTGGCCCTGATCACCGGGGGCAGCACGGTGCTCGGGCTCAACCGGGGCACCGAGCCGCGCCGCGGTGCCGGGCCCCGCCCCACCGGCAGCGCGCTCCTCCTCGGGCCGGTCGCCGTCGTCGCCGGGGTCAACCTCTGCTTCGGTGGCATGTGGGGGTCGATCGACGTCGCCACCGTCGCGTTCACCGCCGGGCAGGGGCACCCGGCGGCGGCGGGGCTGCTGCTGGCCGGGTACGGCATCGGCAGCTCCCTCACCGGCATCGCCTACGGCGCGCGCGACTGGCGCACCCCGGTCGCCCGGATCTTCCTGCTGTCCACCGCGCTGATGGCGCTCGGTATCGCGCCGATGCTGCTGGCCGGCAACCTCTGGCAGGGCGCTGTGGTGCTGCTCGTCGCGGGTGCCGCGTCCTGCCCGGCCGCCGTCGCCGGCATGTTGCTGCTGCAGGACGCCGTTCCCGCGGCACGCCGCACCGAGGCCATGGCGTGGCAGTCCACCGCGATCTGGCTGGGGGTGGCGCTGGGCTCGTCCGCCGGCGGTCACCTCACCCAGACCGACGGGCCCCGGGCGGCGTACGGCTTCGCGGTGTGCTGCGGGGCCGCCGCCCTCGGCATCGCGGTGGCCGGCCGCCGGCGGGTCTCGATCGCTTCTCCCCTGGAGGTCAACCCCTGA